In a genomic window of Synechococcus sp. MU1643:
- a CDS encoding alternative oxidase: MQTRGHKADFAHFLIESGEQLLSLLWPAADARRAASLEIIARTAYTAEESACHYLETIGLDQSGAIRKTLELARRQDSNEQTHEDIFSRDLGGLSLWIDRFVARHVAVLVYWIFALTTLLDHELAALLGEAVEAEAVKTYRRMLSEQPEEWLQQPVTPIATAYWRKDGNMWSARDEREPKTLRDVIELIARDELDHVAANSQKAIAF, translated from the coding sequence ATGCAGACTCGAGGTCATAAGGCTGATTTTGCTCATTTTTTGATTGAATCAGGCGAGCAGTTGCTCAGTCTTCTTTGGCCTGCAGCTGATGCTCGTCGGGCAGCATCTTTAGAGATCATCGCTCGCACGGCCTATACGGCTGAGGAAAGTGCTTGCCATTACCTTGAAACGATTGGCCTTGATCAGAGCGGTGCTATTCGTAAGACTCTGGAACTTGCACGTCGTCAGGATAGTAATGAGCAGACGCATGAAGACATTTTTTCTCGTGATCTTGGTGGGCTGTCTTTATGGATAGATCGCTTTGTGGCAAGGCATGTAGCTGTCCTTGTTTATTGGATATTTGCTCTTACTACCTTGTTGGATCACGAGTTGGCCGCTTTGCTTGGAGAAGCTGTTGAGGCCGAAGCTGTTAAGACGTACCGGCGCATGCTTTCGGAGCAGCCAGAGGAGTGGTTGCAGCAGCCCGTCACGCCGATTGCAACGGCCTATTGGAGAAAAGATGGAAACATGTGGTCTGCCCGTGATGAACGTGAGCCTAAAACTCTTCGAGATGTAATCGAATTAATTGCCAGAGATGAGTTGGACCATGTGGCGGCTAATAGCCAAAAAGCAATTGCTTTCTAG